Sequence from the Trueperaceae bacterium genome:
TCGCCGCGGCGGTGAATTCGCCGTCGTAGACGAGGTGCTCATAGAGATCGTCGGCGAAGATCCAGATGTCGCGTTCGGCCGCCATCTCGACGATCTCCCGGACTACCTCACGAGGATAGACGGCTCCGGTGGGGTTCGAGGGTGAGTTGAGGAGGATGACCTTCGTGCGGTCGGTGATGGCGGCGCGCACGGCCGCGGGATCGGGGACGAACCCATCCTCGGCGCTGGCTACCACAGGCACCGTCACTCCGCCGGCGAGTTGAACCTGTGCCGGATAGGACACCCAGTAGGGTGCCGGGACGATCACCTCGTCGCCCGGATCCAGCGTCGCCATGAAGGCGTTGTAGAGCACCTGCTTGCCGCCGGTGGAGACGATCACCTGTTCGGGTGAGTACCGGAGCCCGTTCTCCCGCTCGAACTTACCGCAAACAGCCTGGCGCAGCTCGAACGTGCCCTCTGACGGCGTGTACTTGGTGAGCCCCAGCTCCAACCCGTCACGCACGGCATCGAAGACGTGCGCCGGAGGCTGGAAGTCCGGTTCCCCAGCGGTCATGGCGATCACGTCCACGCCGCTGCGCGCCAACTCCTTCGCCTTCGTGTTGAAAGCGACCGTGGCCGAGGCCTTCAGACTCTGGATGCTTCTCGAAAGCTGGGGCATGGCTCTCCTAGGAAGTGGAAGTCCGGCTCTACTTCAGCTCGCCCCCGAAGAAGATCTCGATCTCACGTTGGGCGGTAGCGGGGGCATCTGAACCGTGCACGACGTTCTCATCGATAGTGGTTGCGAAGTCGGCACGGACGGTGCCAGGAACGGCGTCGGCCGGGTTGGTGGCGCCCATCATCTTGCGCCACTCGGCGATCACGTTCTCCCCCTCCACCACCATCGCCACAACGGGTCCACTGGTGATGAACGAGACGAGGCCCTCGAAGAACGGTTTCCCCTCGTGCTCCCCGTAATGGCGCTCGGCCGTTTCCCGTGGGATCTGCATCATCTTCATGGCTGCGATCCTGTATCCCTTGGCCTCGAGCCTGCGGACTACCTCTCCTACGAGCCCGCGCTTGACGCCGTCGGGTTTGACCATTGCGAAAGTGCGTTCAGAAGCCATAACCCGCAAAGGATATCACAGCGCCCGCGACGGGAAACCCGCCCCTGTCGAGTCGAACCGCGGGACTTCCAGAGTCAACGGACTCCGGCGATCGTCTCGAGCTGTCGCAGGTGGTTGAGGTCGTGCCCGGCGAGGGTCCGAACGAGCAGGTCCATCGACATCATGCCACGCTCCGGGTGGTAGGCCTCCTTCAGCCAGCCATCGAGATCGAGGGTCGTCAGCAGGGCCAGATTCCAGGAGCGCACGCCGGCGAAGCAGGCGACGGCGAGTGAAGGGTCTGCGCGACCGTACCGCTTCGCCCACGCGTCCTGATCGAACGGCTGCAGTATCGGTTGGTCATCGGCAAGCGTCTGGCGGAAGCGGAGGGCATGCGCCAGTTCCACGTCGGCGAGATGAGCGAGTATCTCGCGAGCGCTCCACTTCCCCGGTGCGTAGCTGCTGGCGAAGTCGTCCGAGCCGAACTCCTGGACCAGCTGCTCGATCCGAAGTGGGGTCATCTGCAGGACCTCGATCGGATCCTCATCGCCGAGTGTCGCCAGGATTCGTTCTTGATAGCTCTGCACCCGCACACTCTACAGGACGGTCACAGGCGACTCGCTATAGTTGGCTCATGACCCGAGAGGCGCAGCAGATAGACGTTCAGGAGGCACGGCGCCGCCTGGAATCCGGCGTGAAGATGATCGATGTACGTGAACCTCGCGAGCACAGCGAGTGGCGCATCCCTGGGGCGGAACTGCTGCCGATGTCGGAGTTCCTGGAGCGCTACGAGGAGGAACTGCCGAAGGACGAGGAGCTGATGATCCAGTGCCGTACAGGGTCCAGGAGCGATCAGGTAGCGCGTCTACTGCTGGATAAGGGGTACCGAGCGGTCAACGTCGCCGGCGGGATCGTGGCCTGGGAGGGCGCAGGGTACCCGGTAGAGCGGGACTGATCGTCGGCCTGGAGAAGCGGGCCCCCGACTTGCTGCCGGGGGCCCGCTAGCGTCCGGGCGTTCGCAGATTACAGGCCCGCTACGACCCTTGCGCCCGATTCGAGCAGGCCGTACCACAAGCCGGGGAACAGTCCCAGCAGGACCGTGCCTACGGCCGCCAGTACCACCGCCGTGCTGGTGAATGCGCTGCGGTACCGAGGCGCGCCGTAGGCCGGCTCGCGGAAGTACATGAAAGCGATCACTCGGAAGTAGTAGGCAGCCGCCACCACGCTGGTGAGGATGCCGATGACCGCGAGCAGGAAGTAGCCGGCTTGCAGGGCCGCACCGAAAACCATCACCTTGCCGGCGAAACCCGCCAGCGGTGGAATCCCGGCGAGGCTCAGCATGAAGATCGCCATCGCAGCCGCGAGCATCGGGCGGGTCCGTGAGAGGCCGGCGAAACGCTCGAGGTCGTCCCCATGGTCGAACCTGTCACCTAACAGGGTAAGAACGGCGAACGCTCCGGCCGTCATCAGGGTGTAGGCGAGCAGGTACCAGGTGGCAGCCTGGAGGCCTCCACTGTCGACCGCGAGAACCGCCAGGCCCAGGTAACCGGCGTGCGCCACGGCCGAGTAGGCGAGCATCCGTTTCACTCCGCGCTGCACGTA
This genomic interval carries:
- a CDS encoding pyridoxal phosphate-dependent aminotransferase is translated as MPQLSRSIQSLKASATVAFNTKAKELARSGVDVIAMTAGEPDFQPPAHVFDAVRDGLELGLTKYTPSEGTFELRQAVCGKFERENGLRYSPEQVIVSTGGKQVLYNAFMATLDPGDEVIVPAPYWVSYPAQVQLAGGVTVPVVASAEDGFVPDPAAVRAAITDRTKVILLNSPSNPTGAVYPREVVREIVEMAAERDIWIFADDLYEHLVYDGEFTAAASFAPEKTLIVHGASKAYALTGWRIGYGVGPMPLIKAMNRLQGQATSGANSLAQHAVTVALNEVEKTREFIDMTRRAYVERRDVLVEGLNRLGLATPKPQGAFYVMTDLTPIDRDETVAATRLLEEAHVGVVPGTDFLAPGKARFSYATSLDNVREALERIGNLLGS
- the ndk gene encoding nucleoside-diphosphate kinase gives rise to the protein MASERTFAMVKPDGVKRGLVGEVVRRLEAKGYRIAAMKMMQIPRETAERHYGEHEGKPFFEGLVSFITSGPVVAMVVEGENVIAEWRKMMGATNPADAVPGTVRADFATTIDENVVHGSDAPATAQREIEIFFGGELK
- a CDS encoding rhodanese-like domain-containing protein; the protein is MTREAQQIDVQEARRRLESGVKMIDVREPREHSEWRIPGAELLPMSEFLERYEEELPKDEELMIQCRTGSRSDQVARLLLDKGYRAVNVAGGIVAWEGAGYPVERD
- a CDS encoding DinB family protein, translating into MQSYQERILATLGDEDPIEVLQMTPLRIEQLVQEFGSDDFASSYAPGKWSAREILAHLADVELAHALRFRQTLADDQPILQPFDQDAWAKRYGRADPSLAVACFAGVRSWNLALLTTLDLDGWLKEAYHPERGMMSMDLLVRTLAGHDLNHLRQLETIAGVR